One Coffea eugenioides isolate CCC68of chromosome 2, Ceug_1.0, whole genome shotgun sequence genomic window, ATTTATCCCCTTAAGATATATctcgattttcatttttaccTTCTAATTTATAGTTCGTGTCACTTAACTCCTATGAGACAAAAATACCCTCTGCTATATtgattttatttccttttttggtCTTCTATCTATTTTCTAGTCCAAATTAGttttctttgatcaaattttaatttttaagcaaataaaaaattccgtaacaaaaaaattaagatgTCCACTGTCCAATTtacaaaattgaagaaattaaatatattttctACAAATCAATCTCATATATTCTccaatttaagaaattaagaaaaaattgtaTTCTATTTCCCTATAAGTCGACAGTTCAAAGTCAACTACCCATTTTTACAATCACATATTCACATGTCAATAATCAGACATTTTTTTGGTTGCTTTTTCTCTAATGAATTTTTGTTTATTGGatcttttatttgttataaattttttaaacaattcAATTATTAGTGTATTAcctaataatatatatatatatatatagaaataCACACACTAATGTCGCGTAAAACTTTATCGCAATCAATTAGATGGTCAAAATCAAATCACAGGTTAAAATTCAATGTTCAAAGAAAGGAagtagaaaatttgaaaataaacactCACTTAGTATAATAGAGGATCTCTTAGAGGTTaagtgtcaaaaaaaaaaagtaggagTCAAAATTGAAATATGGAATTAAAAGGTCCGATGACTCGGACCGACTCTGTTAGCTCTCCCTGTCTAAtatttaggatttttttttgcgAAACGATTAGTGCGTCTAATATTTAGGATTGATGATATTTACGAGCAGACACGTCTCCAGATGCCACCAATTGCCATTTGGTGCCAAATGGCCTTTGGAGTTATGTAAATAATTGATCCAATAGTAAAGTTTAGTAAACAAAAAGTTTCATACGTCCCACATGCGCTTCCCTGTCCGAACTCCGAAGCCACAGCTCCCTCAGTCCTAGCACTCAAAAGACACGTGGGTGGGAACTGGGAAGTGGGTCAAAGGCCTTTTGTCTCTTTGTAGCAAATCTATGTATGCGGACTGCGGACCCCACTCTGACTCACGGATGCGAAGGACTCGGGACGCTCTGTCTAAATAAAAAACCCAGGACCCACCACTAAAATACTAAATCCACAGGCGCGTTGTTCGAATTCCTACATCCCAGCTCATTTTGCTGTCGTGGACTCGGGCATCTTCACACCGACTTCTTCAACCCGGTATACAACAGGCCAGCAACACAAGGGCCCTTACAATTCCCATCCGAGTCCCAACCTTTAGCTCCACAGTGTTACCCCAATTCCTAAGCCCAGTTGACAACTAATTATTATTCAATTAAAGGTGCTTTTAATAAAATTGAAGTACAAAATCTAAATCCGTTAAGTTgctaaatttgatatttttaaatatatatcaGATTAAATTACTATAAATAAATAacttattttttggaataaattttatttaaaaaatttaatatcatttaattaattgagatattttatttttgattatcaAAAGCATCTCTAAATTCATTAAGTATTAAATTGATTTATCAAACAGGTGGCTACTTAGTCATTATTCATCAATAATCTTGAGCAGCTGTTACATGAGCATTACATTACATGGAACGTATCAACGTTTTTTGTAAACACACATGCATGCCGTGTTTGACAAACCGGGGTTGTCTAAGAGTTACAAAACTGCAGAGGTGCATATCGGCCATATTACATCCACGACGGAGGATTCAAAATGAGCGATTGAGGGGCAAAGTACCTATACAAGGAAAAAGGAGTTCTAGCCCGTAGATCAATCAGCTAAACTACCAGAACCACTCATTTCTTGCCTCCACGGCCTTTACATTTGTTGACACCAAAGGCATTGTTCCATACAGCGAGACGAAATCGTTCAGGCATTTGTTCCTCTTGTCACTGTGCCCATTTAGACTGCTAATCCCTGAAGAACCTATCTCGTATATTTTCCCTGAAAAGTGGCACAAGTTGTTGAGTGTTGCCCATGATCAATCACCAATTAGACCTTCAAAAGACTAACAAAGTACTCCATGCTTTCTAATTGCATGACAGAGAATGACTGcacttattatttatttattcatctCACCAAATTTCACAGCCTATGGTCTAATGTTACACTTCCTCTTTCATTTACTCCATTTTTTTCCTCTCCTCTTTTCAAATTTCGAGGCCAAGGTAACTCAAAAGGATCACAACCTTGACTTTGAATTTACTATCCCTTATGTGCATTCGTAGCCCACAAgaaacaacaaacaaaaaatgaatgaataCGATAACTGAGTAACATAAACTACCAAATTTAAAGGAGTGTGAACATGAGGAATTTCAAGTATCTGAATTCTGATATACCTCGACAGGGCTGTCCAGTGTAGGTAGACAGGCCAGAATTAATGGCAATAAGAAGATATCGCCCACTTACATGGTTTGCtagggaaaagagaaaaaggcgACCATAGCAGTTCAATTAAAGACCAAGTACTCTGTGCATGTCATGAATGGTTGCGAGAAAAGTGAGTTGTAGTGGTGATGCTAAATACATTAACAAGACTTCTATTAAAGACCAAGTATCTCAATATGTTTCATAAAACCATAGGATCTACAAAAGAATACAGTTCTCAGTTGcaagaattaaaacaagaaataataataaacgGAGTATGAAGAAATTACCTTTAACCCATATTGGTGGGGTGTCTGTAGCATTTGCTACAAGCAGAGACATTGCTATGTCTTCGCAGTTTCTGCCATGAAAATCACAGATGAGGTCAAAACCAGTCACAGATCAGGTATAAGCATCAAAcctcaaagaagaaaaaatttgctGGAAAAAAGTCATTCAAGCATACCTCTCCCTCATCACATAGTCATGAATGGATGAAGGCATCTTGTTTGTGTACAAATCTAGGTACTTCTGATGAAAAAAAGCTGCTTTTGTGAGGACCATACTGTAAGTGCCCATCCACCAGACTGACCACCACCCACCATATTTATAATGTGCCATGCCGTTTTTCTGTAATATATGAAGCAATATATGTGAAACATACTAGAAGGAAACATGAATGACTTGTTTGACAGAAGCAGTAAGGGCTATGGATTAGTTATGTCAGTAATACCAAATATTTTTTGCAAAGAGATGCTCCTTGAGAATTGGAGATCTTAGAAAGTTGCAAATAGGTTGATTTTATAgtaaatcacatgataagacaAATTTTTAACTTTCTGGTCCATTTATGTGCATGTGCTTTTATAGCAGCAGAAATTTGGAAAAGTAATGAAGAATTAAGTCACTTGTAGAACAAATTATTGCCTCAATTCGAAGACGGGATTGTGTTAGATGTGTCCATAAATTAGAGTATATGATTTTAAAAGACAATACCAAAAAGTAGTTAAAAAAGCAACAAAGCATACAACATTAGAAGAAGTGAACTAAGACTTCATTATTCCCatcaaaggaaaacaaaggaggaGAGAATAAGATGAAGAGGCATATTTGGAATGCCAAATTGTTTTCTGGtcaaaaagagcaaaagaacACCTGACCTCCTCATCCAGCCAGTGCATGCGCGGAACGAAGCCTACCATGGTATGTGGAGCACTTTGCCACACAGTAAATGAAAAATCCAGAGTACGACATGGAACAATTACATCATCATCAACTGAGAAAATTGCATCAGTTCTGAGATCAGAAATTGGTTTGAATCTATTGTTCAGATTATCTTCCTCATTCAGGTCAAACCTGAAATTGGGCTTGTGAGCTGTCTGTGACTTTTTCAACACTATGTTCTTAAGATGAGCTCTCAGTTGGTCTGATGGTGGGTCACTTTCACTCCATATGACATGTATAGCATCGGTACCACTGCACGATGCGTAGTGAGCAACAGACTGCTTAAGTAAAGAATTTCGCTTCCATGTATTTATGAGCACCGTGTAGCTGCCCCTGTAAAGATACAGATTAAAGCTGACATTAGAATGTGCAAGTTTTAGAATTATCACATGCACCTTAAAATTCACAAACAGTGAACTGCAAAACCGATGATTAATAAATTAAGACATTAATCTGTCTATGAGTCAGGTAGCATGATGTAATGTTGGCAAAGGAAAGGAAATCAGGGATCCTTGAGGCCACTTGATGTATTGAGGGCGAAATATGTGGTGAATAAGTTACATATCCTAACTCCATTAATGACATTAACAAAGTTTAAGTCCTATCATGCAAAATCCAACTGATCCGGATGCAACCTGACAAAAGATGGCAACTTTGCTCTCAACTCGAGTAGAAACTTCCAAAGAATCAAAGGCCGAGTTTCGACACTCAAATAGACTTGAGAAATTTAACCAGGAAGAAATAGCTTGCTAGCAAAGTCTTGACTCTAAAGACACCATTTAACATCATTTCAACATGAAGTCTAGCATTTAAAGCAAATACATGGTGAAAGAGTGATGACTTCGTAGAAGAAGAAGCAACTCTATTTCAAACAGTTAGGTTAGATTCACCTTAAGAGAAACAGTAAAATCCCGAACAGGCTATCGCAATTGATGAACATCATATAAACCTTCCCCAAAAAGTGAAGcataaaaagaaagagagaaattAGGTCCAAACCAGTACGTCCAGAAAATTAGAGCTATATCCTATTTCCCATAATCTGCCTCGTCAATTTCTAGACATGTATAACTTAAGTAAATTATGACACAAGAAAGGTAACAAAAATCTCATCCAAACTTTATCGTGTCCCGACCTACCCGAAGTAAAAGAAATCACAAAGCTCAAACTTCAGCTCTAAGACCTTCCCAGAATCTTACATTGACAAGGTTATAACTTAAAACTttctccccaaaaaaaaaaaaaaaaaagttaaaacttGATTGCACTTAAGGCTCAGTGTACTACTAGTATCATATATCAAGTCATCCTCATCAACAATCCTTACTGGTCGTTTACGGAGTTAACCGTTATACCAGCAGAAACAGCTGGGACTATACTCAATTCACAATTTAGTTTTTACCCAAAAATAAGAATAACAAtaataagaagaagaaaggggaaaaaaaaaacattacaAGACAAAGAACTGAGACTGGAAATCTTCAAGCGAAAGTAGATACACGTATACCTGTTAGGAACGGATATAGAAGAAGATAAATCAGGATCCCATCCCATGAAAGGACCGATTTTGGAGCTGAACCAGACGACAAGGCATAGCAAAGAGAGGCAAAATAGAAGCTTGAACTTTAAGCCACCTAGCAACTGCTTTACGCGGCGATGGAGAAGAGGAGAGCGGCCGTTGTAGATGCCTCTGTTAGCTGCTTTTTCCTTCGCCGGAGAATACTCCCCGCCGGCAGTCAGGGCAGCGTCTCGGATCGCGATGAGCGTGGACATGTTTTTCTAAAGTCTAAATCATGGACCGTCCTAGTACGATCTGCGGAAATTAACTTTTGAATTTCAGAATTGATATTGATTCAGTTAATAGTGAGTAGTGAATGCGTGAACAATTACTATTAGATTACCCCTACAATTTGAAGTTTTTCCCAACTGATGGGGAGCCACCGCTACAAAGTACAATGGCCCTAAATTCTCTCCTGCTGCAATGGCAAGTCGATCGCACTcagg contains:
- the LOC113761821 gene encoding glycosyltransferase family 64 protein C4-like, which encodes MSTLIAIRDAALTAGGEYSPAKEKAANRGIYNGRSPLLHRRVKQLLGGLKFKLLFCLSLLCLVVWFSSKIGPFMGWDPDLSSSISVPNRGSYTVLINTWKRNSLLKQSVAHYASCSGTDAIHVIWSESDPPSDQLRAHLKNIVLKKSQTAHKPNFRFDLNEEDNLNNRFKPISDLRTDAIFSVDDDVIVPCRTLDFSFTVWQSAPHTMVGFVPRMHWLDEEKNGMAHYKYGGWWSVWWMGTYSMVLTKAAFFHQKYLDLYTNKMPSSIHDYVMRERNCEDIAMSLLVANATDTPPIWVKGKIYEIGSSGISSLNGHSDKRNKCLNDFVSLYGTMPLVSTNVKAVEARNEWFW